GGAAGAGCGTCGGGCccagttcatggtgttgataCTATTGAGCCAACCTCCTATTTGGGCCAGATTTGTTAATAAAAGATAAACAACTGAGCCTCCTCTTATCCGGCCGCAGAGCTGTTAATGCCAATGGGCTTTGGATCTGTTAATATTAATGGGCTCGGGTGGGCTTGCGCTACCTTCATTTATAAGTGTTTggattaataataaattaaggaATAATACATGTGCAAGTCAGTCCATCGGTCGAGCTAGGGCCTGCCTACGATAAAAATGCTCTACTCCCGGATATACTTATGGTATTAGACGGACACACTTACGACCTCGTAGATATAGTCGATGTGAACATTGAGATCATTTCGTCGACGTAAAAATCTATCGACAAACTTGCTCGGGAGTCAGTGGCGAGGTACATTACATGTGCGCACGGGACCATCCAAGGGCACCACCAAAAACAGAAAGTGAACGAATTCTTGGCCCCGGGTCCCCCGTCCGTTCTCATCAAATAAAAACGCAACGGTCGCTCTCCGCAAACTAGGTTGCCCTGCTGAGCTGTCCTCCTGCAACCAGCTCGCGACACGTAGCCCATTCTACTGCCACGCGACACTTGTCACGTTCCCATGTCACCCCGAGTTGGACCAGTGCATCAACTCTCCCTCCTCGTCCCGgcggattttctttttctctaataTGAAATCAACGGTTGGAATTTCTTTTGGTTCATTAACGGTTGTATCGACGGTGGATCCATCCCCAGTGTCGAATTATTCGTACGAAAGGAAAGCTCTGGGCGAAGAAACCGCACAGTTCCAAATGAAGTGTAAATGGGGGCCCACATCACGTACCCCAACCTCCCCCACAGCTCAGCTGCAGCTATACGAGGCTGCCTCCTCCTTACACGTGGCAACCACCTCCGGCCCCCTCTTCCCAGCTCGCCACGTGTCGCCTCATAACCAGGCACCGTTCTAATCCCCAGGAACAACtgctaataattttattttgccttttcttttttttttgaaaaaataaagtagAAATCTCCAcgacaattttttaaaacagaAACAAGCGAAGGAGACGGTGACGCTTGTTTGGCGCCTCCTCGAGAACTGTTTCTGAGCTCCACGTGGGCTTCGGACCCCTTCCGCTCCCTCCACGTGTCGGCCTCCCGGGTACCGGCCCAATTCCCACGAGGGCATCCTCGGTATTTCATCATCCGAAACGGGCCCCCCTcatccttctccttctttttttcccctgttTCTGCATCTTTTCTCACCAATTTCTTctcaattctctctctctctgcgccTAAAGTTCTTTGCCTTGGTGGAATTAGCATtgaataaaagagaaaaacttGTGCAAAGTTCGAAACTTTTGAGCTCTGTGAGCAGAAATCTTCACCTGGATATCCTTCATCTTCAAGCTCCGATGATTTCGTCCATTGTGGACATGGCGAAGGCCGTTGAAGGTTGCAGCCCCGACATCAGCTGCCCCATTCCGATGCCAATGCCAGGCTTCCCGAGGGATCTCCTGCAGAATTTCATCAGCGGGACCCATTTCCCCCGGAAATTCGAGGAGAAGGTCGAGGACGACGACGgcgagctcgagctcgagctcacTCTCGGGCTCTCTCTGAACGGCCGTTTCGGGGTCGACCCGGGAGCTAAGAAGCTCGTCCGCTCATCTTCTATTCCAGAGCTCTTGCAGCCGTTATCAGGTGAAGACGACGTGGCAATATTTCTCCAGTTTGATATATTTCAAGTTTCTTGTCATTGTCGTATAGATAGGAATGGGGTTGCAATAGCGGCTCGGATGACATTACCGGTTAGCTGACTTGTATTGTATTGCAGCTCAATGTTCGAAGTTTGCACGATAGGATTATGTATTCTGACGTTAATTGGTCAAGCTGGCAATAGATATGTACGTTATTAGGTTCATGATGATTTGAAAGAAAACTAGTAGCTTTCGGCAGTTGGGGTGTTGGCTGATCTGTGGAATTTACCTGTCATTATGCACTTGACGTTTTGAATATTTACCCGGTCCATCGTCTCTTAATTTTGGCAGATAATGGAAGCATGGGGTCTGGGGTGGGTGAACCGATTTTGAGGACATGTTCTTTGCCAATGGAGAGCGAGGATGAGTGCAGGAAGAGAAAGGCGATGCAgagtctaagaaggatggAGGCGAAGAGGAAACGGACTGAGAAGCAGAGGAACTCAAGGGCCATAAATGGCCAGAACAGTCGGGTCTATTTTGAGGACCGACCTGATGAAGATCGGAAAATGCAAGAAGTGGCCACGAGGAATCATCAGAAAGATCAGTTCTTGAAGGGTTCTGCTGACGCTTTTGCTGCCAAGGAGGCGACTTTTGGGATGTCTAACAGGGGTTCTAATGGTAAGGGAGCTGACTTTATTGGTGAGAATGGTCATAATGGTCTGGTTGCATCACGAGGCAGTGGGTCTTTGGGGGTCTCTGAATTCGATAGCTTACCAGTTCAAGGTATGACTAATTTCTCTCTGTTGCATAAATTCGATTCATTGACTTTATATTTGGCTATGGGGCAACTATACAGTAGCTGGTTTGCTCGCAAATTGTTTGTGAAAAATGAGGAATAATGGACTACTCTACTAATGAAGAGTTTTATTCCGTGCCGGGACCTCCCGATCTTATCATCTCGTTTATCCTAAAATAAAGAACTCAAAAAAGTAACGATCAGTCTGAGAGAGGCGAGAGGGTGTTCTGTTATGAGCATAAGTAAACTATGTCTAACCCATTTCTCtcacaaatattttattcctCGTATTTTTGGTTTCTAAGGCCAAAGTACATCATGTCTTAATGGAATTCCATCGTGCAGGATCAAACAAAAGTGCGGAGGCAAGAAGCCCCTCAACCACACAATGTTCGCCTGACAACGATACAAAGTCGGCTTCTATAATAACTGCCCCCAGTGGATACTCCAGCAACTCCTCTGCATCCACACTGGGAAATGGACAAAACGAACTTGCACCTTCTGGAAAAGGAGTGAATGGAATGGTCAGGGATGTTCTGTTGGATATGCCTTGTGTGTCAACCAAAGGAGATGGGCCAGATGGGAAGAAGATTGAGGGTTTTCTCTACAGATACAAAAAGGGTGAAGAAGTGAAGATAGTTTGTGTGTGTCATGGGAGATTTCTTTCTCCAGCCGAGTTCGTGAAGCATGCGGGTGGCGGTGATGTGTCACACCCACTGAAGCATATAGTTGTTAATGCGTCTCCTTTCTTCCAATGATATTTGACAAGTTTTTTGAAGGGTGCTTTTAAAATATCAAGCTTGCAACTTCATGTTGAGGTTGCTTACCAGAGGGTTAAAATATAATCGGATGACTTGGACGAGTTCTCTGGaaattttgcagcaatcagtAGCATGAGGTGAATTTTCTGCTTAAACCCAAAGAGGGGTTGCACCGGAGATTGAGGGGAGACCAATGATGcagagctttttttttttttttttccccttttataTGTCGCAGAGTTGTAAATTCTATTGGCTTTTCAGGGAGCGGCTGTATATATTCTTTAGTCTTCTTAAGGAAATCTTTTGGGTTCTTCCCTTAAAGATCTGGCCTGTGTATTGCTTTTTCTTACTTTTCATGCTCTATTGGATCATTACTGAAAATGAAAGCAAAGATTGGTTACTCTTGCCTGCCAAACGAAATTTGAGATGATTGATCAACTTTTACGTTTGCTAGAGAGGGGACTGAACTGAATTCTATGGTGTTTATTACAGCAAATCTGAACCGAAGATTACAAGTGGAAGTAGAAAAATGAATATCTGCAACTCTGCATCCTTCTGCAGATTAATCAGCAATATTGCTGGCCCCCCTGTAACCGGATTCACAGTGAAAATTGGGAGGTGAAATCTACGTTACAACAACCAGCTCTAAAACCTAAAAACTCGATAGGAGCGAATCCACATGGGAGATTGAACCCGAAAGACGTGTAGAAAATGGTAAAGAAAAATGAGGGAAAGAGGAAAAATGATACAGCAGACTTTACAGTAGGGCTATATTTCCTACAATTTCCTATGTTAATAGACAGGATTGACTAGAAGAGCTTCTCGTGCTAGCACGAGGGTGGCTGAATCTTCTTGAGCCGATGCGCAACTTGTTTCATCGTGGGTCTCGTAGAGAGGGAATCAACGGTACAAACAACAGCCAAGTGTAAGACTTCTACCAAATCATCGTGCGGCCCCACATCCCACAGCCCAGCAGTGAAGAACTCCTTGGCCTGACCCTGCCGAAGGAGCATACAAGCCCAGGCCACAATGTTGAAACCATCACCATATGAAGAGAAGGATGGATCGAGGGCTTTCTTGTCTGAAAGAAGCTCAAGGAGGACCACCCCATAACTGTACACATCAGCCTTGTCAGAGACACGACAGGTCATCGCATACTCAGGGGCGACATACCCGAATGTCCCAGCGACTCCAGTTGTGGCGTGGGTCTCGGAAGTTCCAAGCAATCGAGCGAGCCCAAAATCAGACAAATAAGCATTGTACTCATCATCTAGCAAGATATTGCTCGGTTTCACATCTCGGTGGAGGACACGTGGCACGCACTGGTCGTGCAGGTATGCCAATGCCCTGGCAATGTCCAATGCAATCTTGTGGAGTATCCTCCAATCAACAGCTCGCATTGACCGCTCCTGGATGAACTTCTCAAGGTTACCCCCAGGCAGGTAGTTGTAGATGAGGAACATCTCAGTCTCGCTTGCATGGTATCCAATCAGGGTCACAAGGTTTGGGTGTCGGAATCTCCCCAAAGTTTTAACCTCTGCATGGAATTGTTGGGCTCCCTGGAATCTCCCGATAGCAAGCCGCTTTATTGCAAACAAATATCCTGGAGCAATCTCGGCCTTGTAGGTCGCCCCAAAACCTCCACTGCCAATACAGTTGCTCGCGTTGAACCCCCTTGTGGCCCGCACAACATCCTCAAATGTCAGTGGGACCCCAATGTCCTCAAAGACCGTCACCTCCTTCTTGATGGAGCTCAAGTCCCTCTTGGGGCTCCGCTTCCTTGTGTAGATGAAGAGGATTATGAGGGCTATGAGGACAGAGACAATTGCGGAGGCCGAAGCTATGGATGCAATTTCTATAGCAGTGAACGTGCGACTTCCACCGGTACCACTTGGGGTATTAGGAGGAGAAGCCGTGTCGTTCTCTAGATACCCTGACTTCTGCTGAGAGTACATGGTGCAAGGATTGGAGAAGTTGTTCCCTAGAATGTTATTGCAACTCATGAGGTTGCTGTTCGAAGGAATAGGGCCCGACAAGTTGTTGAAGGAGACATTGAGTGATCTAAGTGTCGTCATGCGGGCCAGGTCGGATGGGAGCAGACCAGAGAGCCTGTTGTTGTTGAGCAGAAGAACAGAGAGGTTCTTCAAGTTCAGAAGCTCGCTCGGGATTTCTCCAGACAGAGAGTTTGAAGAGAGATCCAATACCATTAGAGACCGCAACTGG
The sequence above is drawn from the Punica granatum isolate Tunisia-2019 chromosome 5, ASM765513v2, whole genome shotgun sequence genome and encodes:
- the LOC116207550 gene encoding ninja-family protein AFP3-like is translated as MISSIVDMAKAVEGCSPDISCPIPMPMPGFPRDLLQNFISGTHFPRKFEEKVEDDDGELELELTLGLSLNGRFGVDPGAKKLVRSSSIPELLQPLSDNGSMGSGVGEPILRTCSLPMESEDECRKRKAMQSLRRMEAKRKRTEKQRNSRAINGQNSRVYFEDRPDEDRKMQEVATRNHQKDQFLKGSADAFAAKEATFGMSNRGSNGKGADFIGENGHNGLVASRGSGSLGVSEFDSLPVQGSNKSAEARSPSTTQCSPDNDTKSASIITAPSGYSSNSSASTLGNGQNELAPSGKGVNGMVRDVLLDMPCVSTKGDGPDGKKIEGFLYRYKKGEEVKIVCVCHGRFLSPAEFVKHAGGGDVSHPLKHIVVNASPFFQ
- the LOC116207549 gene encoding LRR receptor-like serine/threonine-protein kinase RPK2 isoform X2, with product MGSFHLKSSSSPPPLAIQWCLFLLFFFRVFFSFGQFTAALADGSDESVLLELKNSLLDPSGLLSSWNSSSSLCSNWFGVSCDSNYRVSSLNITGNGAQGMNATKGDLLLEEIGSMNDEFNYFQGELPGEVTKLPKLKILWAPRTNLVGSFPKDWGTCNDLVMVNLGQNYLTGEVPPLFGSCKKLQFLDLSSNKLNGELSEEIQVPCMILFDVSGNNLTGPIPQFHNSNCLSVEAFDSFGQSAAYLSLLAYKAQVSFPFPFHGGDESSLPVLHSFRRNRINGSLRSMPLAPKMPGKQTVYIFLVGENNLTGPFRENMLQNCRGLDAIVVDVSYNKISGPVPRSLGTSCGSLVLLDASQNQIAGPIPSIFGDIVALNMSWNMLQGPIPEDFGRINGLRYLSLAGNRLNSSIPSSLGQLRSLMVLDLSSNSLSGEIPSELLNLKNLSVLLLNNNRLSGLLPSDLARMTTLRSLNVSFNNLSGPIPSNSNLMSCNNILGNNFSNPCTMYSQQKSGYLENDTASPPNTPSGTGGSRTFTAIEIASIASASAIVSVLIALIILFIYTRKRSPKRDLSSIKKEVTVFEDIGVPLTFEDVVRATRGFNASNCIGSGGFGATYKAEIAPGYLFAIKRLAIGRFQGAQQFHAEVKTLGRFRHPNLVTLIGYHASETEMFLIYNYLPGGNLEKFIQERSMRAVDWRILHKIALDIARALAYLHDQCVPRVLHRDVKPSNILLDDEYNAYLSDFGLARLLGTSETHATTGVAGTFGYVAPEYAMTCRVSDKADVYSYGVVLLELLSDKKALDPSFSSYGDGFNIVAWACMLLRQGQAKEFFTAGLWDVGPHDDLVEVLHLAVVCTVDSLSTRPTMKQVAHRLKKIQPPSC